In Coffea eugenioides isolate CCC68of chromosome 4, Ceug_1.0, whole genome shotgun sequence, the genomic stretch ATCTGAGTACTCCTCACTTAGAAACATCTCACTGGGGTTTGAAACAGCCTGTAATCCTGAGTGTGACATTTCGAAAACTCCAAGCTGACAGCAGAAATAAATAGTGTTTAAGCCAAAATAAATGACAAACATTTTCCAGGTAAAAGTTACAAGATTCTACAAGAACAATTTTAATATTGATTATTAgtatataaaagaaaaggagataatTGGCAAGGTAGTTGAGAAAAATTCATATAGTGATGATTATTCATTAGTAAATGTAGATCAATAATGAAACCATTAGTCACCTCATCTGTGGTTCCAAAACGATTCTTCACAGATCGAAGCAATCGATGAGATGAAAATTTCTCCCCCTGAAATTGTTATTCATTGTTAAGCAGAAGTCACATGGAAAAAGAACTGCTAATTACTTCCAAGCAAAAGGCAGGAGATGCACAAAATAATAGTCAGGAaatgggaaaaaagaaaaagacaagggGCTAgtaaaaaatgaagaaagatcaCTGGAGCAAGAGCAACTAAAACCTTTATAAAACCAGACAGAAACTTGCTGTTTTTACCAAAAAGTATTTACGGACACAGATCCattttcaaacaaaagaaatatgcaAGCAAATGCACATGACGACATAGATCTCCCAACCATGCACAAGTTCCTTAATCTATGCATACTTTTACAAAGAACAAAATACTTGCAATTAACAGCAGCAGAATTCATTACCTAATTTAGTcgaaaaatcatttttcaatcatcaaGACCATCAAGAGAATTTCCAACATTGAATAAAGACATGGGTCAGCTCCTCTTTCAGTCATACTTTAATTTGGCTACAAATATAGAATTAAATCACACATTCTAGGAATAAAAACAACTTTCGACCATCAGATAAAATGAAATCTTTTAtctggaaaaaaaatatttattagtCACTTCCAATGAGCAAAAGATGTTGACTAGGAAACCAGCACATATAAGCAAGACTGACAATAACTATAAGCAAGACTCAATAACCGAGAAAGAGAATGCTAAAGTGTACCTACTTCCATATACAGTACAACATCAACAATATGTTCCAAGACACGAGGTCCAGCTATGTCACCAGATTTAGTCACATGTCCAGCCTGAAAGATTAAGAAGACAATGACAGACTATTATCCATATCAAagtgaaaatttctcaaaaaagaaCTACTACTTATGGTATACAGATTTTGTTTTAGCTATATAAAAGCAAAACAATGCTCATGCAGGTAAGGCAAAATTTTTACAAGGGACCATCACAACCTATCAAACCAAAGCCACCGATTCTTAATATGGTCAACAAAAGAATCATTCCGGTATGTTCACAGGCTCTGTTTCAGACAAGGAATATCCAATGTTAATCCTAAAGATTAAGCACAGTATCGTAGAACATACATTGTTTTGCTTGCTCATGTATTGAGAAGTTCTCATTGATAGCAAAAAAACATCTTGGACAAACTTCTAGATGCCAGTCGAAGTGCTGGAATACAAAACATTCCAAAGATGCATTACAAGTTTTGGACTAATATCACAAAAATGATTATTCAAAACAAACACCATTTAgcaatatgaatcatttaaaaattaattttgaaaaaacaaaaagaatgaaaagattTTTGCCTCAATTTAATTTATGAATTACATGGTGACCAAGATAACTTTTACAATTAGAGCCATACCAAAAAAAGACTGAATGGGAAATTGATGGGCATTTTCTAATTTCAACTGCACTACATCAACAAGTtaatatttacaaaacaaatcccAAATGAAAGAGTAAGAGATGATAGAGAAATTGCACTGCAGAAGGCAATACAACACAAAAGAAGTGCAACCACATCTCTAAAGTTGCAAGatcaaaaacaaaatgaaaaagacaaaaagagGCACTAATCtagatttttttaatttgaataaCAAAGAATAACATTATGGATACCATCAGCTATGGTGCTCTCTTAGTAGTATTTTTCCTAACACGTACTCACCAAAAGAACAGGGACATTTGTTGTCTTAGCAAAACGTAGCAAAGCGGAAGTGCACTCTCTTACCTGCCATAAATAACATTTTATCAGCAAACATAACAGATGAATCAGCTAAGGCTTTGCCACCCCGCTCCTCCAGGGTGCCATTAAAGAAAATTAATAACTGAAACATGAAAAATAAGGAACGCAGGGATAACAAGAAAGAACAAATGTTCCATATATTTCCATTATAAAGTAGaaccaacatccaaatcaaaAGTCAATCTATAATGACAACTTTTACTTTGAATATAGAAAAGAAAGTTTGGATTTCAGATACCTTTATAGTTAATTCCATCCAAAATATTTGAACTGCATATGAACAGTTCATTACTACTTGACATGACTAACTAAAGCATCCAGACAGTACTGAACCTGACTGATGCTTCCCGCACTTCCAGTCACTCCTTGTAGATAAACTGTCTGAATAGAATCAATAACTAAAGCGCGAGGGGAGAGAGGTCGAGCCTTGTCCAAAATGTCCTGAAAGAAGGGGAAGAAGAAGGGCTTAATATGACAGGTGGTaataaaattcaacatttaGAAAGGCCAAATCAATGATTAACAACAGGTAAATCACAAGATTTTTTCTTGAATGAAACCTACATAAAGACAGGTGCAAAATGACTGGCAGCAAATAAGATATCCAAGAAGAATGCACCTTGATATCTGTACTTGAGTATAAGAAAAGTTCTGTTGCCCCAATTTTCATACGATCAGCTCTGTTGCCAATTTGCTCAATGCTCTGCCGTgaatagaaatttaaaatcagCAGTGAGTTTatgaaaaaagtagaaaaagaaaaggtagaAGAAGAAGGATTAGCTAAATCACCATGCTGATATGTGCATTTTGATGAAATATAACAAAATGAATACCAAAATGTACAAGAAAAGAACTAGACTTGTAGCCTATCAGAAAATTGAGATAATAAACAATGCGTTTCTCCGCACTCCAAAGTAAACACAAATTATTTGACAGGAAAGAGATTAAAATCCTTTTGCCAGAGAActtgttagtttcaaatctaTACAGTTCATTTAGAATGCCTGAATGTTTATCaaaaaaacccaaaagaaagaaatctttCTTACtgatttgaaaatgaaaagaagaaaagacaaGAATAACTAGTATCTCTGTTTATTTCATTAACCAAAAGATCGATAATAGAACTCCCAAATTTCTAACTGGAATACAAGCAGTCATGCCAGCATGACATTGCTCTGCAGTATGCAATCAAATACAAACCTACCAGATGGAAAAAACACTAACCTCTTCACCAGACACATAAACAACTGGAGCTGTTCCACCCATTGCATGCCCTTCTGCAATTATCGCAGCAGTCTTCAATTGACAAAATAAACTTCAATGTCAGCAAAGATTACAAGCAAGCAGAAAACAGCAGTGAACAAATTCCAGAGGATCAATTAAAAACATGAATTCATCATCTATGCATAACCAACTCTTAAAGAAATTCCGTACCTGTAACAAAAGTGTGCTCTTCCCAACACCAGGATCACCCCCAACTAAAACTAAAGAACCTGAAACGGGAAAATGTCAGTGCAAAAGTTTGAAAGCttcaattaaaaaatgtgtCTTGACTTGTAGAGGTAATGGAATATCAACAGTTCAACAATCAACAAGTATTTGGAAAGTAAAATCCTGTCTGACTGAGGGCAAGAAACCTAAACTAATGGAACTAGTTCAAATTGCACCAATGATGATGCTAACACATCCATTTGACACCAAAATTATAGAAGTACCTGTTAACAAGGAAAATTGGGACAAGAAAGACTCTTTATGGATTCAAAAGAGACAAGCAATCaaccaaataagaaagaaatacAAAGGCAGCAAACCTGGCACAAGACCTCCACCAAGAACCCTTCCAACTTCAGCTCCAAACAATCCAGACCTAAATATTTGTCATGATGAGTAACAGTTGttgagagggaaaaaaataacaaaaaggaGAAGCCGAAACAATATTGTAGATCACATTTTCCAGCCACATATTTATGAGGATTCATCTCTCTCAGACAATTTAATGCAGCTAATACCATAATTGACTTCATGTGGTCCATGATAGAGTAACCAGATCATATGGACTTTTCGATCACCATTATGTAATGCAGAAGCTAAGGTTATAGGTTGTGTAAGCATTTTTAATCTGCAATTTTCAGAGATACAAATTCCAGCAGCAAGAGTGTAGAATATACAAGCAACATAAAATTTAATCATTCATTTATGACCTGTAATTTGTCATCTAGCACTGATGGTGCTACCAAAACATAGTTCTCTAGCACAATTCAAGCTCACTTTGCAAGAAATTACTATTTCCAGCACCCTTCAAAATGTTAGTATTGCAACTCACGTGATCAAGGATTCCTAGATATTCTTTGATTGCTAATCAAAGCTTAtccaccatatgattaaattcAAAGGAACCATAATTCCATGCAAAGCTCACTGCCGCAATCCTAATCATTCTTCAGTCAAGTTTTATTCTACGAGCACAACAAAAAAAGGCAGCCACAAGAATCAACCAAATCACTACAAGAGTAGATCATACAATTACAATGCAACATAAATAATCACCCCGACTTACAAAGGAATTCGCCAATCCAATGGGCTGACCCCCCTATTCACATCGACCAACCTAATAGGCACTGTATCAGCAGAATTTTGTGGTAGCCACGCCCGCGCCACATTCTCCGAGAATTCAAATCCGCTAACTTTCCCTGTACCGTTACTCTCTACTCCTGGAGAAAACTGCTTCATGGTACCTGCCTTCTGGCACGACTGACAGTAACCCCACCACTGCCCAGATGAATACCCACACTCGGAGCACACCCAAACAGTTTTACTCTTCCCTTTCTTCTTACCACCAGTCCCTATAATCTCCCCATAAACCCTAGTTCCCCCAGCATCCTGGAAGTCGCAACTCGATAAATTACCACCATTCTTCCCATAACTTTCACTTTCGCTACCCGACTCGGAATTTTTCTCGAGGGCACTACTACTAAATACTCTCGTTGTCCTTGTCCTCACACGGCCGGACACGGGGTCGTAAAACGCCTCCACATTAGGATCATTATACGGAGTATTTGAGGTTGAAGGGAAGTCATTAGACGAGAAATTTGAACCGGCAGTCCAGGCAGTCGAAGCATCGATGCTGGAGATGGGTTCATCGGAGGATTTGAGGCGGAGCGAGGAGTGGAATTGGCGGGAAAGTGCAGGGTTTTGGAGAggtttgaaagaaacaaaagaggaATGTGAAGAGGATTTGCGGGATGATAGATTGCAGAGGTGATTTCTGCTGGAGAAGACTTTTCTGAGTGCTCGCATGTCTGCAACTTGCATGTATTCTGGAAATGAAAGATTAGGGGAAGGGGTTTAAGAGGTGCAGGGTTTTGGTGGATGGGAGGAGAGAAGACAAGCCCCGGGAATTTCGAATAAGCAAGTGTTCCTGAATTTTGACGGACTGACCACTAACATCAAAAATGGATTTTCCAATTTATCAAATGGCTCTTAAAACAAAAATGTCATATCTCCAAACTCCACATGTCATCTCTCAATTGCTCAAGATAATCTGCAATGACACTGCTAAGtgcaaataaatataaatgcATGACAattaatattaatttaatttttttaaagaatatCAATTTGAATTTTAAGCTTTAATCCTTACATATAAGACAGGGACTTATGCCTATATTAGTGTATACAGTGTAATTAATCCACTTTGCAATGCTAATCACACCCCCATAACATCTATAGTTAAAAAATAAGCTCTTCTCCATTTGAATAGCACATGATTGTTTTACCAAGTCACCCTGCCAAATGTTGTGGTTCCGTTTGGATTGaactatttttaaaatataatattataataatgcataaataaaaaataacttaaaaaacaTATGATTCATACATTATATCAAAAATAATTCACAAATATAcacaaaaattaataaataaattttacaaCATTTTTCACCTatcaccaccaccaccgccccctccctcttcctcctcctacTCCTTCCTCCTTCCCTCTCCTTTCCCCCATCCTTAGATCGAGGCCTCTAGTTGCAACAAAAGGGTCACAGTTTTCGGGTCGCGATTTGGATACCAGAGGCCTCGATCTTGTCAAGACCAGATCGAGAGGGAAGGAAGGGCAGGGGCTAGgtagaggagaaagagagaggaggaagaggaaaggagagggaggaggaggaagaggaagggggtggtggtggtgggtaGGGACGGTGGCGGCGGTGATTGTGGGTGCtagtattaatttttaaaagatcccataaaaatattttattttttaaagttacccaaaaatatatttcaaaaatctcGTCGAAAACATCACAAAAAAATATctatagtaaaagtttttcatatacattgttataataaaatatttcaaaaacatctcaaaaaaacagctaatccaaaggCCTAGTAATTTCCGCCAGATTGAGAGAAAACGGAATACTGGCACTGAATGAGGCCACCAGCTCAAAGGAGTACGCCTTTTAGGTTTTCACCTAAAAGGCGTGAAAGGACGCATCTTTCAACGGACGGCCTGAATGGGCGTGAAGAAAACCCGAATAAAATGCGCCTGGACGTCGCTGTTTCAGGTAAAGTGGGCTCATTCTTGGTTGATATGATTCTTTTAAAGCCCAGCCcacaaaattatcaaaaaaaaaaacaaaaaaatcaaataacctTGGTGTGGTTTGGATGATGTCAAGTCTCAAAACAGCAGCCCATGCAATAAGTACCGCAGATGAAGCGGCTAAGGATTTTGCTAACTTCATTCAATAAACGAAGAGCAGCAGCagattacctttttttttttctttttacttatGTCATTTTGGTTGCCAAggcaaactcttttttttctgtttaataTTTGGCAAATATGGGTTTCCCCAGCTCCAACAATGTGGGTTTGGCCCATCCTGGCAATTGTAGATGGTGGTGATATTTGTCGGAATCTTTGGGCTTGTTTGGAAGTCCAAGTTTTTACCAAGTTTTTATTATACtagttttttaataacttgtGCTACAGGAACCCAAAAAACTTATTAAAGttttttaacctacacacttaaaatatccaaaacacaaaaaaaaactcccttccccttttcttcttcttcctcccccaccACTACCTCCGTCAACTGCTCCGTCACCGGCCACCACCTCCGCCGCCGGTTCCAGCGCCGATCACCTTTTCCGGtgccgattttt encodes the following:
- the LOC113768461 gene encoding uncharacterized protein LOC113768461 isoform X2; protein product: MQVADMRALRKVFSSRNHLCNLSSRKSSSHSSFVSFKPLQNPALSRQFHSSLRLKSSDEPISSIDASTAWTAGSNFSSNDFPSTSNTPYNDPNVEAFYDPVSGRVRTRTTRVFSSSALEKNSESGSESESYGKNGGNLSSCDFQDAGGTRVYGEIIGTGGKKKGKSKTVWVCSECGYSSGQWWGYCQSCQKAGTMKQFSPGVESNGTGKVSGFEFSENVARAWLPQNSADTVPIRLVDVNRGVSPLDWRIPLSGLFGAEVGRVLGGGLVPGSLVLVGGDPGVGKSTLLLQTAAIIAEGHAMGGTAPVVYVSGEESIEQIGNRADRMKIGATELFLYSSTDIKDILDKARPLSPRALVIDSIQTVYLQGVTGSAGSISQVRECTSALLRFAKTTNVPVLLAGHVTKSGDIAGPRVLEHIVDVVLYMEGEKFSSHRLLRSVKNRFGTTDELGVFEMSHSGLQAVSNPSEMFLSEEYSDSEILAGLAVAVIMDGSRAFLIEIQALCIAGSPIARQVNGVQASRADMIISIYN
- the LOC113768461 gene encoding uncharacterized protein LOC113768461 isoform X1, encoding MQVADMRALRKVFSSRNHLCNLSSRKSSSHSSFVSFKPLQNPALSRQFHSSLRLKSSDEPISSIDASTAWTAGSNFSSNDFPSTSNTPYNDPNVEAFYDPVSGRVRTRTTRVFSSSALEKNSESGSESESYGKNGGNLSSCDFQDAGGTRVYGEIIGTGGKKKGKSKTVWVCSECGYSSGQWWGYCQSCQKAGTMKQFSPGVESNGTGKVSGFEFSENVARAWLPQNSADTVPIRLVDVNRGVSPLDWRIPLSGLFGAEVGRVLGGGLVPGSLVLVGGDPGVGKSTLLLQTAAIIAEGHAMGGTAPVVYVSGEESIEQIGNRADRMKIGATELFLYSSTDIKDILDKARPLSPRALVIDSIQTVYLQGVTGSAGSISQVRECTSALLRFAKTTNVPVLLAGHVTKSGDIAGPRVLEHIVDVVLYMEGEKFSSHRLLRSVKNRFGTTDELGVFEMSHSGLQAVSNPSEMFLSEEYSDSEILAGLAVAVIMDGSRAFLIEIQALCIAGSPIARQVNGVQASRADMIISVLMKQAGLKLQENGIFLNVVSGVSLSETAGDLSVAAAICSSFLEFPIPRGVAFIGEIGLGGELRMVPGMEKRASTLAKLGYKKCVVPELAEKFLSTLDLEGMQILACRDLKEMINTVFSKRLRQS